A region from the Aegilops tauschii subsp. strangulata cultivar AL8/78 chromosome 5, Aet v6.0, whole genome shotgun sequence genome encodes:
- the LOC109767941 gene encoding uncharacterized protein — protein MRNQRLAPTTCSSSKTNNNKQEEPHLSGAYIRSLVKHLSSSSTTRSKDHHRITMGTKPQQEEQQAPQTTPPSLQQQQQPHKKQVRRRLHTSRPYQERLLNMAEARREIVTALKIHRASMREAKEQQQHQQLVQEFQHQQEVQVVQDHRLACSAPSMSSYGSFSDYPFAHSTATNSSCSYYSSPLLSYHTPPAAPMVPMVDALDHLLPLPTQPLGLNLSFQGFGGDVSGEDAKNNTASSFFDPPPLLQQPSPASSYSVYSSPPATTMASQDVASATVENTSPSLHRVLDEEEMAAIYSVGEQHDIEWSDTLNLATSAWWSTLLDDGAAAAHQTDSVDVPGMHLGDVYYGEDVSFPCMEIGEMRGWDEEWLS, from the exons ATGAGGAACCAGCGCCTAGCTCCTACCACTTGCTCCTCTTCAAAGACCAACAACAACAAGCAAGAGGAGCCACACCTCTCGGGGGCTTACATTAGGAGCCTTGTGAAGCACCTCAGCTCGTCATCTACAACGAGATCCAAAGACCACCATCGCATCACCATGGGCACCAAGCCGCAGCAAGAAGAGCAACAAGCGCCCCAAACCACACCACCATCtctacagcagcagcagcagccacaCAAGAAGCAAGTGAGGAGGAGGCTGCACACAAGCAGGCCATACCAGGAGAGGCTACTCAACATGGCGGAGGCCAGGCGAGAGATCGTCACGGCTCTCAAGATCCACAGAGCCTCCATGAGAGAAGCCAAGGAGCAGCAGCAACATCAACAACTTGTGCAAGAATTTCAGCATCAGCAAGAGGTCCAGGTAGTGCAAGATCATAGGCTAGCTTGTAGTGCACCCAGCATGAGCTCATATGGTTCCTTCTCAGATTACCCATTTGCACACTCCACAGCAACAAACAGTAGTTGCTCATATTACTCATCCCCACTCCTCTCTTACCACACACCACCAGCTGCACCCATGGTTCCCATGGTTGATGCTCTAGATCACTTGCTGCCGCTGCCTACGCAGCCACTTGGGCTTAACCTGAGCTTCCAAGGCTTCGGCGGGGACGTTTCTGGCGAAGATGCCAAGAACAACACTGCTTCTAGCTTCTTTGATCCTCCTCCGTTGCTCCAACAACCCTCGCCTGCCTCCTCCTACTCGGTCTACTCCTCTCCGCCAGCGACGACGATGGCGAGCCAGGACGTGGCATCCGCCACCGTCGAGAACACTTCGCCGTCGCTACACCGGGTGCTGGATGAGGAGGAGATGGCGGCGATCTACTCGGTTGGGGAGCAACACGACATCGAGTGGAGCGACACGCTGAACCTGGCCACGTCGGCGTGGTGGAGCACGCTCCTCGACGACGGCGCTGCGGCGGCTCACCAGACAGACTCAGTGGACGTCCCGGGGATGCATCTGGGTGATGTGTACTACGGCGAAGACGTCTCCTTCCCATG TATGGAGATAGGAGAGATGAGAGGATGGGACGAGGAGTGGCTCTCATGA